tagctgggagtcaatctcccggatgacgcggtcgttgacagaatccttcagtcacttccacctagctacaagagctttgtgatgaacttcaatatgcaggggatggaaaagaccattcctgaggtatattcaatgctgaaatcagcggaggtggatatcaaaaaggaacatcaagtgttgatggtgaataaaaccactaagttcaagaaaggcaagggtaaaaagaacttcaagaaggacggcaagggaattgccacgcccggtaagcaagctgccgggaagaagccaaagaatggacccaagcctgagactaagtgtttttattgcaagtGAAACGgttactggaagcagaactgcctcaagtacttagcggataagaaggccggcaataccaaaggtatatgtgtaacgccccgagaccgatgtgctaggtgtcctccagttattcgctgttgttgccttgtcatgtgcttgcgtgtcatgcattgcataccatgtcatcatgtgcattgcatcatcatgttttcaaaacatgcattcgttcgggttcccccagttccttctgttgtccgttctgagcctagccacacttgcacgcgcccgcggcaccttcgaaatattattttataagtggccagaaaatgttcttggattgggttgaaagttggcaagtggtgttgttatgttgtaggtagaccgcctgccaagtttcgttgcattcggagttcgtttgatgccccaacgattaactatagcagTAGTATaaccggtcaaacgtcggacgttttcggtctccggaaacagatgccgggccctctctcccctcttctctcagcccaacccaCTCTCCACaatccacctaggcccatgcctacccTTCTTTGCACAGTGCTTCGACCCCTCGCATGTGTCTGAATCTGTCCCGGACCCGATCCGGAGTGTCGCCACCGTTgtgttcggatcatccccaaacatctacaaaacatctccgttttatgAATTGAACTTCCTAACATATATTTTTCTCGCTCGTCCGATTATAATCGTAGGGATGAGATAGCCCTACCCTAAtccctacctatatatatatagtcaaaccCTAAatcctagggagatgtcccatccttcCTATTCCGCGCCGCCACTCCACTGAGTTCCCCCTCGGGATCTCCTCTCCATCTCCCTCGTTTTCTTCACTGAGCCAACCAGCCACTCCTCCCGATCCACCTCGTTCTCGCGCCCAAGACCCCCAGCTGAATCGAGTTCCTCCTCCAACCAGaacgagcgccaccgccgccgtttgGAGCGCCGCCGTACCAGAGATGAGTGCCTCGCCCATCTCTTCTCCTTCCTTCCATTCTTCTTCCCCCTCCCTCACATCTCTCTCCCTCTGTCTGCTCGTACAGGGAGCTCCGATGCCTCGAAGCTGCAGCGCCGCCGTCGAGTCGCCATGGCCTTGGACTCTTGCCGTCCCGTCCACGCCTTGCCGGAGAGACTCCGCCTTCGCCAAGCCCCGCTTCCGCCTGGCCCTGCTACCGCTGTTGCTTCGCTGGAGAGTTCCGCGGCGCCAAGTTTCCCTGCTTCCCCTTCGAACCTCGTTGCTGAAGCCTCAAGATCCTGCTGCCAAGCCCTCCCGTAGCGCCATGGCCTTGTTGAGTCATGCCCGCGCCGGTGCCTCAAGCCGGAACAGCTCACTCTAGATCCGGCCGGCCTCCGCCAGGTCGACCGTTTCTAGCCGGATCCTGCGACCCATGGACTCGCAGCTCCGCCGGAGTCCCCATTGCTGGCCCCTGCTTCCGCTACATCGGGAAGTTGCAGTTCAAGCAGAGAAGGACGAGCGCCTCGACCCCCCTGCAATGTCGCCTCACTTTGCCAGCATCTCCACCGCCCGGATTCACGCCACCAGCAAGCCCCTTCCTCCTCTACTCCAACCAACGCCTCCGGCAGCCCCGTCGTCATCATCACCTAGGTGAGCAGCAGCTCCACCGGCGGCCACCTCTAGCAGGCCCGTGCCGCACTTCCTTCCCTTCCGTCTCTCTCTGCATGATGCTCCTGACCGATCGCTGCCACCATCTTCAGTAGTTGTTTTCCCCGGTCCCGGTGCCCCATCTTCGACCGAAGCCAGGGACGCCcagcgccgctcgccgccgtccgCCAAGCCTCTGCGCCGCCCTTGCCAAGTCCATCTGCGCCGGCCTCTGCTCGCTCTGATCGAAAGCAAAGGAGCTTTGCTCGTCCCGCTCGAGCGCCTTGACCCTGCCTCGCTTGCGTTGACCCACGCAGCGCCACTCGACGCCGCGCCTGGTCCGCCGCCTATATCATCTGTTGGCCCAGATGCGCGCCCCTGCAGGCCTCCCCTCTCCTCCAGCTGGGCCAAGGCCCGAAGTGAGCAGCCCCTGTCCACTCCCTCTCCTGTACACTACCGAGCCAACCAGTTTCGGCCCATATCTTTTTTTTCCTGTCTGCGATTTTAGCTAATTATCCCGAATTGCCAGTTTTGCAGTAAAGTCCTTCatcatcatgcatttaatatctcacaaactgtgcatcggatgataacaaactttatatgaaacttgcttagattttcatctagtttaatgatatgcaactttcatctatgtttgaaatgtttaaaatgatgctTGTTTAAATTTTGCTCTATgaacatgctaaaatgctttaattcataactaaataaccgtaactcggtttgtaataaactttatatgtaaatagggtagaaaaatgcctagtttaacttggtggcctcactttgcatgtttaacaactataaaatatggtttaggtcagaacagtaccataaccaaaatatgcacatgaggagtttccggacttgttgtttgtcgttccggcctcatttaaacttgcctagataggtagttttcatttgcttcaccctcttgccatgtttaacaacatttaatattattgggtacataaatgagatcgaattaaataacttgaacgtggtgtttcgtcaatatgcaacggagttgcatattgagctccactcaatttgtaggattgcttgtgcacttttccatgccatgcctcattaaaccgtacatgcatcatacttgttgtgcatcatgccatgattttgtggtggttgtttactatgttgtttgcttctttccgggttgcctttctCGTGAGCTTCGGTTCCGTTtcagagttgtgaggatccgttcgactacgtccgtttgtcttcttcatggactcgttcttcttccttgcgggatttcaggcaagataatcataccctcaaaatcacttctatctttgcttgctagttgctcgctcttttgctatgcctatgctgcgatacctaccacttgcttatcatgcctcccacattgttaaaccaagcctctaacccaccttgtcctagcaaaccgttgttttggctatgttaccgctttgctcagcccctcttatagcgttgttagttgcaggtgaagattgaagtttgttccttgttggaacatggagatgttgttccttgttggaacatgtttacttgttgggatatcacaatatctcttatttaattaatgcatctatatacttggtaaagggtggaaggctcgcccttatgcctggtgttttgttccactcttgccgccctagtttccatcatatcggtgttatgttcctggattttgcgttccttacgcggctgggtgataatgggaaccccttgacagttcgccttgaataaaactcttccagcaatgcccaactttggttttatcatttgccacctagcctttttcccttgggtttcgcagactcaagggtcatNNNNNNNNNNNNNNNNNNNNNNNNNNNNNNNNNNNNNNNNNNNNNNNNNNNNNNNNNNNNNNNNNNNNNNNNNNNNNNNNNNNNNNNNNNNNNNNNNNNNNNNNNNNNNNNNNNNNNNNNNNNNNNNNNNNNNNNNNNNNNNNNNNNNNNNNNNNNNNNNNNNNNNNNNNNNNNNNNNNNNNNNNNNNNNNNNNNNNNNNNNNNNNNNNNNNNNNNNNNNNNNNNNNNNNNNNNNNNNNNNNNNNNNNNNNNNNNNNNNNNNNNNNNNNNNNNNNNNNNNNNNNNNNNNNNNNNctaagtgttggtccaactaagcgatgtccggggctaccaggggcaactctgggctggcctacccgacgtcttgctcatccggtgtgccctgagaacgagatatgtgcagctcctatcgggatttgtcggcacatatgggtggtgttgctggtttagttttaccattgtcgaagttgtcttgtagaaccgggatgccgagtctgatcggaatgtctcgggagaaggtatatccttcgttgaccgtgagagcttgtcatgggctaagttgggactcccctgcagggatttgaactttcaaaagccgtgcccgcggttatgggcagatgggaatttgttaatgtccagttgtagaaaacctgaagttgaccttaattaaaatgcatcaaccgcatgtgtaaccgtgatggtctctttccggcggagtccgggaagtgaacacggagttggagtt
The window above is part of the Triticum aestivum cultivar Chinese Spring chromosome 2A, IWGSC CS RefSeq v2.1, whole genome shotgun sequence genome. Proteins encoded here:
- the LOC123189657 gene encoding uncharacterized protein, translated to MPAPVPQAGTAHSRSGRPPPGRPFLAGSCDPWTRSSAGVPIAGPCFRYIGKLQFKQRRTSASTPLQCRLTLPASPPPGFTPPASPFLLYSNQRLRQPRRHHHLVVVFPGPGAPSSTEARDAQRRSPPSAKPLRRPCQVHLRRPLLALIESKGALLVPLERLDPASLALTHAAPLDAAPGPPPISSVGPDARPCRPPLSSSWAKARSCLSRELRFRFRVVRIRSTTSVCLLHGLVLLPCGISACRCR